One genomic region from Rattus norvegicus strain BN/NHsdMcwi chromosome 10, GRCr8, whole genome shotgun sequence encodes:
- the Gjc1 gene encoding gap junction gamma-1 protein isoform X1 — protein MSWSFLTRLLEEIHNHSTFVGKIWLTVLIVFRIVLTAVGGESIYYDEQSKFVCNTEQPGCENVCYDAFAPLSHVRFWVFQIILVATPSVMYLGYAIHKIAKMEHGEADKKAARSKPYAMRWKQHRALEETEEDHEEDPMMYPEMELESEKENKEQSQPKPKHDGRRRIREDGLMKIYVLQLLARTVFEVGFLIGQYFLYGFQVHPFYVCSRLPCPHKIDCFISRPTEKTIFLLIMYGVTGLCLLLNIWEMLHLGFGTIRDSLNSKRRELDDPGAYNYPFTWNTPSAPPGYNIAVKPDQIQYTELSNAKIAYKQNKANIAQEQQYGSHEEHLPADLETLQREIRMAQERLDLAIQAYHHQNNPHGPREKKAKVGSKSGSNKSSISSKSGDGKTSVWI, from the coding sequence ATGAGTTGGAGCTTCCTGACTCGCCTGCTAGAGGAGATACACAACCATTCGACGTTTGTAGGGAAGATCTGGCTCACTGTGCTGATTGTCTTTCGAATTGTCCTAACTGCGGTAGGAGGAGAGTCCATCTACTATGATGAGCAAAGCAAATTTGTGTGCAACACAGAGCAGCCGGGCTGTGAGAACGTCTGCTATGATGCCTTTGCCCCGCTCTCCCACGTGCGCTTCTGGGTATTCCAGATCATCCTGGTTGCTACTCCCTCTGTGATGTACCTGGGATATGCTATTCACAAGATTGCCAAAATGGAGCACGGCGAGGCAGACAAGAAGGCAGCTCGGAGCAAACCCTATGCCATGCGTTGGAAGCAGCACCGGGCTCTGGAAGAAACGGAAGAGGACCATGAAGAGGATCCTATGATGTACCCAGAGATGGAGTTAGAAAgcgagaaagaaaataaagagcagAGCCAACCAAAACCCAAGCATGATGGCCGCCGACGCATTCGTGAGGATGGGCTCATGAAAATCTATGTGTTGCAGCTGCTAGCCAGGACTGTGTTTGAGGTGGGCTTTCTCATAGGGCAGTATTTCCTGTATGGCTTCCAAGTACACCCATTTTATGTGTGCAGCAGACTTCCTTGTCCTCATAAGATAGACTGCTTTATTTCTAGACCCACTGAAAAGACCATCTTCCTTCTGATAATGTATGGTGTCACAGGCCTCTGCCTATTGCTTAACATTTGGGAGATGCTTCATCTAGGGTTTGGGACCATTCGAGACTCACTAAACAGTAAAAGGAGGGAACTTGATGATCCGGGTGCTTATAATTATCCTTTCACTTGGAATACACCATCTGCTCCCCCAGGCTATAACATTGCTGTCAAACCAGATCAAATCCAGTACACTGAGTTGTCCAATGCTAAGATTGCCTACAAGCAGAACAAAGCCAATATCGCCCAGGAGCAGCAGTACGGCAGCCACGAGGAGCACCTCCCGGCCGATCTGGAGACCCTGCAGCGGGAGATCAGAATGGCCCAGGAACGCTTGGATCTAGCAATCCAGGCCTACCATCACCAGAACAACCCCCATGGTCCTCGGGAAAAGAAGGCCAAAGTGGGGTCCAAATCTGGGTCCAACAAAAGCAGTATTAGTAGCAAATCAGGAGATGGGAAGACCTCCGTCTGGATTTAA